The Aeromicrobium sp. Leaf245 genome includes a region encoding these proteins:
- the glyA gene encoding serine hydroxymethyltransferase produces the protein MDLNQSLAAFDPDVARLLDAELERQQTTLEMIASENFAPVAALQAQGSVLTNKYAEGYPGKRYYGGCEVVDEVEQIAIDRLKQLFDADYANVQPHSGASANAAVLHAIARAGDTIMGLDLANGGHLTHGMKINFSGRLYEVVPYHVDDAGLVDMDEVRSLAREHSPKVIIAGWSAYPRQLDFAAFREIADEVGAYLWVDMAHFAGLVAAGLHPSPLPHAHVVSSTTHKTLGGPRGGVILSNDPELVKKLQSAVFPGQQGGPLEHVIAAKAVAFKMALEPDFKDRQQRTIEGAQILAERLLADDAREAGVQVLSGGTDVHLVLVDLRDSELDGQQAEDRLHEVGITVNRNAVPNDPRPPMITSGLRIGTPALATRGFGAEEFREVADVIAEALKPGDIDVEGLRKRVTTLAERFPLYPHLTPFTS, from the coding sequence ATGGACCTGAACCAGTCGCTCGCCGCGTTCGACCCCGACGTCGCGCGTCTCCTCGACGCCGAGCTGGAGCGCCAGCAGACGACGCTCGAGATGATCGCCTCGGAGAACTTCGCCCCCGTCGCCGCCCTGCAGGCGCAGGGCAGCGTGCTCACCAACAAGTACGCCGAGGGCTACCCGGGCAAGCGGTACTACGGCGGCTGCGAGGTCGTCGACGAGGTCGAGCAGATCGCGATCGACCGGCTGAAGCAGCTGTTCGACGCGGACTACGCGAACGTCCAGCCGCACTCGGGCGCCAGCGCCAATGCCGCCGTGCTGCACGCGATCGCCCGCGCGGGCGACACGATCATGGGTCTGGACCTCGCCAACGGCGGCCACCTGACGCACGGCATGAAGATCAACTTCTCCGGCCGGCTGTACGAGGTCGTCCCGTACCACGTCGACGACGCCGGTCTGGTCGACATGGACGAGGTCCGCAGCCTCGCCCGCGAGCACTCGCCCAAGGTCATCATCGCCGGCTGGTCGGCCTACCCCCGTCAGCTCGACTTCGCCGCGTTCCGCGAGATCGCCGACGAGGTGGGTGCCTACCTGTGGGTCGACATGGCGCACTTCGCGGGCCTGGTCGCGGCCGGCCTGCACCCGTCGCCGCTGCCGCACGCGCACGTCGTCTCGAGCACCACGCACAAGACGCTCGGTGGTCCCCGCGGCGGCGTGATCCTGTCCAACGACCCCGAGCTGGTCAAGAAGCTCCAGTCCGCGGTGTTCCCCGGCCAGCAGGGCGGCCCGCTCGAGCACGTCATCGCCGCCAAGGCCGTCGCCTTCAAGATGGCGCTCGAGCCCGACTTCAAGGATCGCCAGCAGCGCACCATCGAGGGCGCACAGATCCTGGCCGAGCGGCTGCTCGCCGACGACGCCCGTGAGGCCGGCGTGCAGGTGCTGTCCGGCGGCACCGACGTCCACCTCGTGCTGGTGGACCTGCGCGACAGCGAGCTCGACGGCCAGCAGGCCGAGGACCGGCTCCACGAGGTCGGTATCACGGTCAACCGCAATGCGGTCCCGAACGACCCGCGGCCGCCGATGATCACGTCGGGACTGCGCATCGGCACGCCCGCACTCGCCACCCGCGGGTTCGGTGCCGAGGAGTTCCGTGAGGTCGCCGACGTCATCGCCGAGGCGCTCAAGCCGGGCGACATCGACGTCGAGGGTCTGCGCAAGCGGGTCACGACGCTTGCGGAGCGGTTCCCGCTCTACCCGCACCTCACGCCCTTCACCTCCTGA
- a CDS encoding SURF1 family protein, with product MTSAARPSTARLWLRLTPLHLFALVALAACVAGGFWQLGAYESRQGEAARESAAAAPAPIVDVWGLGQPFRTNLQDRRVTVEGRFGPVDEQFWVRGEMTRGDVWLVAPFVVDGSDGALLVVRGRADPSAERDAAIPAVPEGRQQLSVVLQPSQGGGSPLGRERTTTAITTPSLLNELPYRLWSGYGLLDTPAPDGALAQGWTPVEPPDPDVSWTVGLKNLAYALQWWVFGLFAVVMWWRMCRDQVDEARARHGAAPPERPADRPDDQPADNLAP from the coding sequence GTGACGTCCGCGGCCAGGCCGTCCACCGCGCGGCTGTGGCTGCGGCTCACGCCGTTGCACCTGTTCGCGCTGGTGGCGCTGGCGGCGTGCGTGGCGGGCGGGTTCTGGCAGCTCGGCGCGTACGAGTCGCGCCAGGGTGAGGCGGCGCGCGAGTCCGCCGCTGCGGCGCCGGCTCCCATCGTCGACGTATGGGGGCTGGGCCAGCCGTTCCGGACCAACCTGCAGGACCGGCGCGTGACCGTCGAAGGACGGTTCGGGCCGGTGGACGAGCAGTTCTGGGTGCGGGGCGAGATGACGCGAGGCGACGTGTGGCTCGTCGCCCCCTTCGTCGTCGACGGCTCCGACGGCGCGCTCCTGGTGGTGCGCGGACGCGCCGATCCGTCGGCCGAGCGGGACGCCGCCATCCCGGCGGTCCCCGAGGGTCGCCAGCAGCTGTCGGTGGTGCTGCAGCCCAGCCAGGGCGGCGGGTCGCCCCTCGGTCGCGAACGCACGACGACGGCGATCACCACGCCCTCGTTGCTGAACGAGCTGCCCTACCGGCTCTGGTCCGGCTACGGGCTCCTGGACACGCCCGCGCCCGACGGTGCGCTGGCGCAGGGTTGGACCCCCGTGGAACCGCCCGACCCCGACGTCTCCTGGACGGTGGGCCTGAAGAACCTCGCCTACGCCCTCCAGTGGTGGGTGTTCGGCCTGTTCGCCGTGGTCATGTGGTGGCGGATGTGTCGCGACCAGGTCGACGAGGCACGCGCCCGCCACGGCGCCGCACCACCGGAGCGACCCGCCGACCGACCCGACGACCAGCCCGCCGATAACCTGGCCCCGTGA
- a CDS encoding DUF3817 domain-containing protein: MSRIAVAYRILAWVVGVNLLVVFAGFFGKILTEPGSWWRRNQDVFLVIDQVHGFLFMVLLVLIALLSSRHRWKPVFTVTTMLLATVPFVSFWAERRTTRVLRAEADAPGAA, encoded by the coding sequence GTGAGTCGCATCGCTGTCGCCTACCGCATCCTCGCCTGGGTCGTGGGCGTGAACCTGCTCGTCGTGTTCGCCGGATTCTTCGGCAAGATCCTCACCGAGCCCGGCTCGTGGTGGCGCCGCAACCAGGACGTCTTCCTGGTCATCGACCAGGTCCACGGGTTCCTCTTCATGGTGCTTCTCGTGCTCATCGCCCTGCTGTCGAGCCGTCACCGCTGGAAGCCGGTGTTCACCGTCACGACGATGCTCCTGGCCACGGTGCCCTTCGTGAGCTTCTGGGCCGAGCGTCGCACCACGCGGGTGCTGCGCGCGGAGGCCGACGCCCCCGGCGCCGCCTGA
- a CDS encoding enoyl-CoA hydratase/isomerase family protein, with protein sequence MSAAAGSDLRVAVTRVDGIAVLTFSAPPVNLYSLELHDAFDVALDEVEADPPRALLVRAEGKLVSGGVDVAQFHARTSQADTKALYDRMLELPERIAALDVPTFFAAHALTLTWALEVALACDIVLASEKAKFGLVERVIGLTPTMGGTQRLAQRAGVARAKEVVFTGELFDAATFERWNVVNRVLPVEGFDDAVLDVVRQVAVGPTRAFGAAKRILRVHESSGVPGAVAATTRIASELFETEDLQHGMASFLENGPGKATFSGR encoded by the coding sequence ATGAGCGCCGCCGCGGGCTCCGACCTGCGGGTCGCGGTGACCCGGGTCGACGGGATAGCCGTCCTGACCTTCAGCGCGCCGCCGGTCAACCTGTACTCCCTGGAGCTGCACGACGCGTTCGACGTGGCGCTCGACGAGGTCGAGGCGGACCCGCCGCGCGCGCTGCTGGTGCGCGCCGAGGGCAAGCTCGTCTCCGGCGGCGTCGACGTGGCCCAGTTCCACGCCCGCACCTCGCAGGCCGACACCAAGGCGCTCTACGACCGGATGCTCGAGCTGCCCGAGCGGATCGCCGCCCTCGACGTGCCCACCTTCTTCGCGGCGCACGCCCTCACCCTCACGTGGGCCCTCGAGGTGGCGCTGGCCTGCGACATCGTCCTCGCGAGCGAGAAGGCGAAGTTCGGGCTCGTCGAGCGCGTGATCGGCCTGACCCCCACGATGGGCGGCACGCAGCGCCTGGCCCAGCGGGCCGGCGTGGCCCGGGCGAAGGAGGTCGTCTTCACGGGCGAGCTCTTCGACGCCGCCACCTTCGAGCGCTGGAACGTGGTCAACCGGGTGCTGCCCGTCGAGGGCTTCGACGACGCGGTCCTCGACGTCGTGCGGCAGGTGGCCGTCGGCCCCACGCGGGCCTTCGGCGCCGCCAAGCGGATCCTGCGGGTGCACGAGTCGTCGGGCGTGCCCGGTGCCGTCGCGGCCACCACGCGCATCGCGTCGGAGCTGTTCGAGACCGAGGACCTGCAGCACGGGATGGCCTCGTTCCTGGAGAACGGGCCCGGCAAGGCGACCTTCTCCGGTCGCTGA
- a CDS encoding peptidylprolyl isomerase, protein MSSPLSATFKTNHGDVVIRLFPDHAPKTVENFVGLAEGTKEWLDPATGQVATRPFFDGLTFHRIISNFMIQGGDPLGTGTGGPGYTFEDEFHPDLRFDKPYLLAMANAGPGTNGSQFFITVVPTDWLNRKHTIFGEVDGEASQKVIDAIVAVPTDGFDRPVDPVVIEKVTIDRG, encoded by the coding sequence GTGTCTTCCCCCCTGAGCGCCACCTTCAAGACCAACCACGGCGACGTGGTCATCCGTCTGTTCCCCGACCACGCCCCCAAGACGGTGGAGAACTTCGTCGGTCTGGCCGAGGGCACCAAGGAGTGGCTCGACCCGGCCACCGGCCAGGTCGCCACCCGCCCGTTCTTCGACGGACTCACCTTCCACCGGATCATCAGCAACTTCATGATCCAGGGCGGCGACCCGCTCGGCACCGGCACCGGCGGTCCCGGCTACACGTTCGAGGACGAGTTCCACCCCGACCTGCGCTTCGACAAGCCGTACCTGCTCGCCATGGCCAACGCCGGGCCCGGCACCAACGGCTCGCAGTTCTTCATCACCGTGGTGCCCACCGACTGGCTCAACCGCAAGCACACGATCTTCGGCGAGGTCGACGGCGAGGCGAGCCAGAAGGTCATCGACGCCATCGTGGCCGTGCCGACCGACGGCTTCGACCGTCCGGTCGACCCCGTGGTCATCGAGAAGGTCACGATCGACCGCGGCTGA
- a CDS encoding rhomboid family intramembrane serine protease produces the protein MDEPRADGAQRCYRHPDREAYISCQRCERPICPDDMRDASVGFQCPECVNKGAKAVRAPRTVAGGAVQTREGIVSMTLIVVNVTLYVLQMATGDLRSELYQQGTMWPFGVAEGQYWRLLTSAFLHLSVLHIAFNMYALYLFGPFVERALGTVRFIAAYVTTAVVSGVFVMWLSNPLGGTAGASGAVFGLFGMALVLLLKARQDVRGLLVLLAINGAISFTGNISWQGHLGGLVAGCLLGLVFAYAPRERRTLVQVLAFSGLWIAVVVGVVVRSAALTG, from the coding sequence GTGGACGAACCGCGCGCCGACGGCGCGCAGCGGTGCTACCGGCATCCTGACCGCGAGGCGTACATCTCGTGCCAGCGGTGCGAGCGGCCGATCTGCCCCGACGACATGCGCGACGCGTCGGTCGGCTTCCAGTGCCCGGAGTGCGTGAACAAGGGCGCCAAGGCCGTCCGCGCTCCGCGCACGGTCGCCGGCGGCGCGGTGCAGACGCGCGAGGGCATCGTGTCGATGACGCTCATCGTCGTCAACGTCACCCTGTACGTGCTGCAGATGGCCACCGGTGACCTGCGCAGCGAGCTGTACCAGCAGGGCACCATGTGGCCGTTCGGCGTGGCCGAGGGGCAGTACTGGCGGCTCCTGACCTCGGCGTTCCTGCACCTGTCGGTGCTGCACATCGCCTTCAACATGTACGCGCTGTACCTGTTCGGGCCGTTCGTGGAGCGCGCCCTCGGCACAGTGCGGTTCATCGCCGCGTACGTGACGACGGCGGTCGTCTCGGGCGTGTTCGTCATGTGGCTGTCGAACCCGCTCGGCGGCACCGCCGGCGCCTCGGGAGCGGTCTTCGGCCTCTTCGGCATGGCCCTGGTGCTGCTGCTCAAGGCCCGTCAGGACGTGCGCGGCCTGCTCGTGCTGCTGGCGATCAACGGGGCGATCAGCTTCACCGGCAACATCAGCTGGCAGGGCCACCTCGGTGGTCTCGTGGCGGGCTGCCTGCTCGGTCTCGTCTTCGCGTACGCCCCGCGCGAGCGCCGCACCCTCGTGCAGGTGCTCGCCTTCTCCGGGCTGTGGATCGCGGTCGTGGTGGGCGTGGTCGTCCGCTCCGCAGCGCTCACCGGGTAG
- a CDS encoding SDR family NAD(P)-dependent oxidoreductase, whose translation MTIFAPGTRVLVTGAASGLGLALVTQLAERGCRVLATDVHDDVPAPVQSIAEAGPGTVEYRRLDVTSDVDWQTVRDHVVETWDGLDVLFNNAGVAAGGRIELSEMDQWQWIVDINLLGVVRGCRTFVPVFKQQGGTAAIVNTASAAGLIHPPRMSEYNAVKAGVVALSETLFHELKPYGIAVSVVCPTFFKTNLTASMRGKDESAQASAAKLIDGSKRTAADIATVVLADVEKGRHIVLTDREGRIAYTAKRFLRPLYYREMAKAATRMARKD comes from the coding sequence ATGACGATCTTCGCTCCGGGCACTCGTGTGCTCGTCACCGGTGCCGCCTCCGGTCTCGGCCTCGCCCTCGTGACCCAGCTGGCCGAACGTGGCTGCCGGGTGCTCGCGACCGACGTGCACGACGACGTCCCAGCTCCCGTGCAGTCCATCGCCGAGGCCGGACCCGGCACGGTGGAGTACCGGCGGCTCGACGTCACCTCCGACGTCGACTGGCAGACGGTCCGCGACCACGTCGTCGAGACCTGGGACGGCCTCGACGTGCTGTTCAACAACGCCGGCGTCGCGGCAGGTGGCCGCATCGAGCTGTCCGAGATGGACCAGTGGCAGTGGATCGTCGACATCAACCTGCTCGGCGTCGTGCGGGGCTGCCGCACCTTCGTGCCGGTCTTCAAGCAGCAGGGTGGCACCGCGGCCATCGTCAACACCGCCTCGGCCGCCGGACTGATCCACCCGCCGCGCATGAGCGAGTACAACGCCGTCAAGGCGGGGGTCGTGGCCCTCAGCGAGACGCTGTTCCACGAGCTCAAGCCGTACGGGATCGCCGTGAGCGTCGTCTGCCCGACCTTCTTCAAGACCAACCTGACCGCCTCCATGCGCGGCAAGGACGAGTCGGCGCAGGCCTCTGCGGCCAAGCTGATCGACGGATCGAAGCGCACCGCGGCCGACATCGCCACGGTCGTCCTCGCCGACGTGGAGAAGGGTCGCCACATCGTGCTGACCGACCGGGAGGGCAGGATCGCCTACACCGCGAAGCGCTTCCTGCGTCCGCTGTACTACCGCGAGATGGCCAAGGCGGCCACCCGCATGGCCCGGAAGGACTGA
- a CDS encoding SDR family oxidoreductase yields MRTNVLITGASSGLGAEMARQLAAQGHHLALTARRVDRLEALAAEITAAHPEVRVVVHALDVNDHDQVFAVFKSAIGDLGGLDRVIVNAGLGKGGRIGTGMFAANKETAETNFIAAMAQCEAAMEHFYERKAGHLVVISSMSAMRGMPSSMTSYAATKAGIAHLAEGIRMDLVGRKGVDIAVTTLFPGYIASEMNEQVEQEQKLMVDTETGVRSMVKAIQKEVDTAATPGWPWAAVGQVMKHAPRGIVRKLV; encoded by the coding sequence GTGCGCACCAACGTCCTCATCACCGGGGCCAGCTCGGGCCTCGGCGCCGAGATGGCCCGCCAGCTCGCCGCCCAGGGCCACCACCTCGCCCTGACCGCGCGGCGCGTGGACCGCCTCGAGGCCCTCGCCGCCGAGATCACTGCGGCGCACCCGGAGGTGCGGGTGGTCGTGCACGCGCTCGACGTGAACGACCACGACCAGGTCTTCGCCGTCTTCAAGTCCGCCATCGGCGACCTGGGCGGGCTCGACCGCGTGATCGTCAACGCCGGCCTCGGCAAGGGCGGACGCATCGGCACCGGGATGTTCGCGGCCAACAAGGAGACCGCCGAGACGAACTTCATCGCCGCGATGGCCCAGTGCGAGGCCGCGATGGAGCACTTCTACGAGCGCAAGGCCGGCCACCTGGTGGTCATCTCGTCGATGTCGGCCATGCGCGGCATGCCGTCGTCGATGACCTCCTACGCCGCCACGAAGGCCGGCATCGCCCACCTGGCCGAGGGGATCCGCATGGACCTCGTCGGGCGCAAGGGTGTCGACATCGCCGTGACCACGCTGTTCCCCGGCTACATCGCCTCGGAGATGAACGAGCAGGTCGAGCAGGAGCAGAAGCTCATGGTCGACACCGAGACGGGCGTGCGCTCGATGGTCAAGGCCATCCAGAAGGAGGTCGACACCGCGGCCACGCCGGGCTGGCCCTGGGCGGCGGTCGGCCAGGTCATGAAGCACGCCCCGCGCGGGATCGTGCGCAAGCTCGTCTGA
- a CDS encoding SPFH domain-containing protein: MSAPVVPEPASAVETPLADEKPTIAEREAWSTGGATIAIASIVGFLVGVGLVVLAAVQESIPLIVVGVLLALVAFAASCGLTLVAPNEARVLQILGGSYTGTVRTEGLRWVNPLTGRTKISTRIRNHETGTAKVNDADGNPIEISAIVVWRVEDTARASFEVDDFVEFVAIQTEAAVRHIAGSYPYDAAGRLSLRENADEITGRLSEEVDERVRSAGVRIVESRINRLSYAPEIAQAMLRRQQAGAIVAARQEIVEGAVGMVESALERLESKDFVQLDEERKAAMVSNLLVVLCGDRDAQPVVNTGSLYS; encoded by the coding sequence ATGAGCGCACCCGTCGTCCCCGAGCCCGCCTCGGCCGTCGAGACGCCGCTGGCCGACGAGAAGCCGACCATCGCCGAGCGCGAGGCCTGGAGCACCGGAGGAGCCACGATCGCCATCGCGTCGATCGTCGGGTTCCTCGTCGGCGTCGGCCTGGTGGTGCTCGCTGCGGTCCAGGAGTCGATCCCCCTGATCGTCGTCGGCGTGCTGCTCGCCCTCGTCGCGTTCGCGGCGTCCTGCGGGCTCACGCTCGTGGCGCCCAACGAGGCGCGCGTGCTGCAGATCCTCGGCGGCTCCTACACCGGCACCGTCCGCACGGAGGGTCTGCGCTGGGTGAACCCGCTGACCGGCCGCACGAAGATCTCCACCCGCATCCGCAACCACGAGACCGGCACGGCCAAGGTGAACGACGCCGACGGCAACCCGATCGAGATCTCGGCGATCGTCGTGTGGCGGGTCGAGGACACCGCGCGCGCCAGCTTCGAGGTCGACGACTTCGTGGAGTTCGTGGCCATCCAGACCGAGGCGGCCGTGCGCCACATCGCCGGCAGCTACCCCTACGACGCCGCCGGCAGGCTCTCGCTGCGCGAGAACGCCGACGAGATCACCGGCCGGCTGTCCGAGGAGGTCGACGAGCGGGTCCGGTCCGCCGGCGTCCGGATCGTGGAATCACGGATCAACCGTCTGTCCTACGCCCCCGAGATCGCCCAGGCGATGCTGCGTCGTCAGCAGGCCGGCGCCATCGTGGCCGCGCGCCAGGAGATCGTCGAGGGTGCCGTGGGCATGGTCGAGTCCGCGCTGGAGCGGCTCGAGTCCAAGGACTTCGTGCAGCTCGACGAGGAGCGCAAGGCCGCCATGGTGAGCAACCTGCTCGTCGTGCTGTGCGGCGACCGCGACGCCCAGCCCGTGGTCAACACCGGTTCGTTGTACTCCTGA
- a CDS encoding NAD-dependent epimerase/dehydratase family protein, whose amino-acid sequence MRTLVIGAGQVGPHVALQLARRGESVRVGTRSGSGPEHPLVERVRLDATDPADLDRAFADVDVVHLCLHASAYRPDVWERELYPLEAGVLAAAARHDVHVVYPESVYAFNTSAVLGDDPRVAPRSSMGRIRAELLARRAASSARTTSVVASDFYGPGASMAHGGDRVRRPAAEGRTVRPLGRVDLPHAWTYLPDLASAMIAAAELPATPDRVVLAPVVHATQRELATAYAVAAGHTSARVRPVPAWVLRSLAPVSADMRAMAAMSYLFTEPLLVDEQASVERLGIAATPLEAAVGASVAVP is encoded by the coding sequence ATGCGCACCCTCGTCATCGGAGCCGGCCAGGTCGGCCCCCACGTCGCTCTTCAGCTCGCCCGTCGCGGCGAGTCCGTCCGTGTCGGCACCCGTTCCGGCTCCGGCCCCGAGCACCCGCTCGTCGAGCGCGTCCGGCTCGACGCCACCGATCCCGCGGACCTCGACCGCGCGTTCGCCGACGTCGACGTCGTGCACCTGTGCCTGCACGCCTCGGCCTACCGGCCCGACGTGTGGGAGCGCGAGCTGTACCCCCTGGAGGCCGGGGTCCTCGCGGCAGCGGCGCGGCACGACGTGCACGTCGTCTATCCGGAGAGCGTGTACGCCTTCAACACGTCGGCCGTCCTCGGCGACGATCCCCGCGTCGCTCCCCGATCCTCGATGGGACGCATCCGTGCCGAGCTGCTCGCGCGTCGAGCAGCGTCCTCGGCGCGGACCACGAGCGTGGTGGCGTCGGACTTCTACGGTCCGGGGGCGTCCATGGCGCACGGCGGCGACCGCGTGAGGAGGCCGGCGGCGGAAGGACGCACGGTCCGCCCGCTCGGTCGGGTCGACCTCCCCCACGCGTGGACCTACCTGCCCGACCTGGCGTCGGCGATGATCGCCGCCGCCGAGCTGCCGGCCACGCCCGACCGGGTCGTCCTCGCCCCCGTCGTCCACGCCACCCAGCGCGAGCTGGCCACGGCGTACGCCGTGGCGGCCGGGCACACGTCGGCCCGCGTGCGTCCTGTACCCGCCTGGGTGCTGAGGTCGCTCGCCCCGGTCAGCGCGGACATGCGGGCCATGGCCGCGATGTCCTACCTCTTCACCGAGCCGCTGCTCGTCGACGAGCAGGCGAGCGTCGAGCGGCTCGGCATCGCCGCGACTCCCCTCGAGGCCGCCGTGGGCGCGTCCGTCGCTGTGCCGTGA
- a CDS encoding TetR/AcrR family transcriptional regulator — MPTPRELAREQTLRDIVRIGREQLAHVTPAELSLRAVARELGMVSSAVYRYVKDRDALLTLLIVDAYDELGSEVEDAVSAAARRTGTGQLQAAAQAMRTWGRREPSRFALLYGTPVPGYAAPATVTNEPGTRVVVALAGVLERAHLAGRLREVPGPLPRSVRTDLESIRAEYGLTLPATNLARGMGLWSAVVGAVAFDVFGQYGPDTLTDTAAFLDVHVAALAETVGL, encoded by the coding sequence GTGCCCACTCCCCGCGAGCTCGCCCGCGAGCAGACCCTGCGCGACATCGTCCGGATCGGCCGCGAGCAGCTCGCGCACGTCACCCCGGCCGAGCTCTCGCTGCGGGCCGTTGCCCGCGAGCTCGGCATGGTGTCGTCGGCGGTCTACCGCTACGTGAAGGACCGCGACGCGCTGCTCACGCTGCTCATCGTCGACGCCTACGACGAGCTCGGGTCCGAGGTGGAGGACGCGGTCTCCGCGGCCGCGCGCCGCACCGGGACCGGTCAGCTGCAGGCGGCGGCCCAGGCCATGCGCACCTGGGGTCGGCGTGAGCCCTCCCGTTTCGCGCTGCTCTACGGCACGCCGGTCCCCGGCTACGCAGCCCCGGCGACCGTGACGAACGAGCCGGGCACCCGCGTCGTGGTCGCCCTGGCGGGCGTCCTCGAGCGGGCGCACCTCGCCGGACGACTTCGTGAGGTTCCGGGACCGTTGCCGCGATCGGTCCGCACCGACCTGGAGTCGATCAGGGCCGAGTACGGGCTGACGCTGCCCGCGACCAACCTGGCGCGGGGGATGGGGCTGTGGTCAGCCGTCGTCGGAGCCGTGGCGTTCGACGTCTTCGGCCAGTACGGCCCCGACACCCTCACCGACACCGCCGCCTTCCTCGACGTCCACGTGGCGGCGCTCGCCGAGACCGTCGGCCTCTAG
- a CDS encoding homoserine O-acetyltransferase produces MTSPHLTDQDLPSVTGAWREGDPVGSRQFADVGDLTLESGAVLPDVRLAYESWGTFTGDNAVLVLHALTGDSHVVGPVGNGHASPGWWDTLVGPGRPIDTDRYYVVAANILGGCQGSTGPSSTSPADGEPWGGSFPDLAVRDQVAAEVAFADRLGIDRWYAVIGGSAGGMRALEWAVTHPDRVERLFLLATSAQASAEQIALSSTQQAAITADAHFHDGDYYGAPLGPTAGLDVARRIAHVAYRSETELQQRFGRTIQDDGRFAVASYLEHHGVKLVRRFDANSYLVLTRAMDSHDVGRDRGGVAAALARITARTVVAGIDTDRLYPIHQQQELADLIPGADGLDVVTSLHGHDGFLVEFDQVGALAAALLVD; encoded by the coding sequence GTGACCTCACCTCACCTGACCGACCAGGATCTCCCTTCCGTCACCGGCGCGTGGCGTGAGGGAGATCCTGTCGGTTCCCGACAGTTCGCCGACGTCGGCGACCTGACGCTCGAGTCGGGCGCCGTGCTGCCCGACGTGCGGCTCGCCTACGAGTCGTGGGGCACGTTCACGGGCGACAACGCCGTGCTGGTGCTGCACGCCCTGACCGGCGACAGCCACGTGGTCGGCCCGGTCGGGAACGGGCACGCGAGCCCGGGCTGGTGGGACACGCTCGTGGGCCCTGGCCGCCCGATCGACACCGACCGCTACTACGTGGTGGCCGCGAACATCCTGGGCGGTTGCCAAGGGTCGACCGGCCCGTCCTCGACGTCGCCCGCCGACGGCGAGCCGTGGGGCGGGAGCTTCCCCGACCTCGCCGTCCGCGACCAGGTCGCGGCCGAGGTCGCGTTCGCCGACCGACTCGGGATCGACCGCTGGTACGCGGTCATCGGCGGCTCCGCCGGGGGCATGCGAGCCCTGGAGTGGGCCGTCACGCACCCGGACCGCGTGGAGCGGCTGTTCCTGCTGGCCACGTCGGCGCAGGCGTCGGCGGAGCAGATCGCCCTGTCGTCGACGCAGCAGGCAGCCATCACCGCCGACGCGCACTTCCACGACGGCGACTACTACGGCGCTCCCCTGGGTCCGACCGCCGGCCTCGACGTGGCCCGCCGCATCGCTCACGTCGCCTACCGCAGCGAGACCGAGCTGCAGCAGCGGTTCGGACGGACGATCCAGGACGACGGCCGGTTCGCCGTCGCGTCGTACCTGGAGCACCACGGCGTCAAGCTCGTCCGTCGCTTCGACGCCAACTCCTACCTGGTGCTCACCCGCGCGATGGACAGCCACGACGTCGGCCGTGACCGTGGCGGGGTGGCTGCCGCCCTGGCGCGCATCACCGCCCGCACGGTGGTGGCCGGCATCGACACCGACCGGCTGTACCCGATCCACCAGCAGCAGGAGCTGGCCGACCTGATCCCCGGTGCCGACGGACTCGACGTCGTCACGTCGCTGCACGGACACGACGGCTTCCTGGTGGAGTTCGACCAGGTCGGCGCCCTCGCCGCAGCCCTGCTCGTCGACTGA